The Pocillopora verrucosa isolate sample1 chromosome 14, ASM3666991v2, whole genome shotgun sequence genome has a segment encoding these proteins:
- the LOC131779201 gene encoding protein inturned isoform X2: MHTEPLRSSPSTVSRWPPQRRRRKRKRSKQGLTARVRYEEPPWASHIKEKGDVFYVEPFNEPSPNDMLDALERLDVSENDTQGDREKDKGKSTLRSLSSVKKIIPGLKRDRFDDKSPNEKNHKNSNAVTRGTVDGLLDGSKVVGRFFKREVHLIVSPPKSHSGLKNDLETLLGIIPGRDKSGKMAQNDSYSGSRLYIKGFVPDGPALRSGDLRIGDVLLSLNKLDLNSSNVHTILAAITGPMEITLTIQRAIQPKIASPVIHQSTPPKSDSHLVKLISGEVPLASKPNLKNIPHVALYLTITSSEDDGEPDKDILYQYPKTEAATKLVGLRGMFLTLSDLMSSVTGSTANSSTLVLDKKLIHVVYSKLDRDVLVMAMPAEKIPLIQLQKVVADVTQILSLTFGSMQRAFCDKFNKVRADHLFSLLFDKALTRPSGANEKDCVNRLTDLLPGVQWLNLPLATEVHVHCCLNDLEAADYGEFADEFFQIRRLYTILGSSIFYKGYLVANHLKREDLEDIVLYCKYHCLLAMSAEQRVGQLVIWREVFPTRRQRPRPETRKGDEEEYYEPTARYFLLIVGMKHWLMCVLLEAGGISRRAEGHPPPDTYYVDQVKNALHQIEALDIPSVCESRLRSVSNPPLASADMLLINPPCSLKTSSTAGGSDTPTAQKKHNNVDNLRLQDEVESSDSGSVPSTLRRKGSDSSGSMGSLGTRGKLRSFRSQFSLNSAGTFRKSLPENIPDLSQIVTAKLTGGTENTLFHYVSWDSFQGIVVCPSDGDTPSPSGAVHAEVVNSFHKTCLSIRRLFSPYYKQRLKQDGSHTRFMSSGMQGVVEHGALFHRTPESSTDQKKVSSVLKYWVIGRLFPGDHPKELYVCYHQSVPQSAVELAFKLGFGV; the protein is encoded by the exons ATGCATACTGAACCGTTAAGATCCTCGCCGTCCACCGTGTCGAGATGGCCACCGCAGAGAAGGCGAAGGAAACGAAAAAGATCCAAACAGGGACTAACAGCACGAGTCAG GTACGAAGAACCGCCGTGGGCAAGTCATATTAAAGAGAAAGGTGATGTATTTTACGTTGAGCCGTTCAACGAACCTTCTCCGAACGACATGTTGGACGCACTGGAACGATTGGACGTTTCAGAGAACGATACACAAGGAGATAGAGAGAAAGACAAGGGCAAATCGACGCTTCGGAGTTTAagttctgtgaaaaaaattattcctggATTGAAGCGAGACAGATTTGACGACAAGAGCCCTAATGAAAAGAAccataaaaattcaaatgctgTAACTCGTGGAACTGTAGATGGTCTTTTAGATGGCAGTAAAGTGGTTGGTAGATTTTTCAAGAGAGAAGTCCATCTCATTGTTTCCCCTCCAAAAAGCCATTCTGGGCTTAAAAATGACCTAGAGACTCTACTTGGAATTATTCCTGGGAGAGATAAATCTGGCAAGATGGCACAAAATGACAGTTACTCAGGATCTAGGCTCTATATCAAAGGGTTTGTTCCTGATGGACCAGCTTTGCGAAGCGGAGATCTCAGAATAG GAGATGTGCTACTGTCATTAAACAAATTAGATCTTAATTCAAGCAATGTTCACACAATTCTTGCTGCCATTACTGGGCCAATGGAG ATCACTCTTACCATTCAAAGAGCAATCCAACCAAAGATAGCATCCCCAGTCATTCATCAAAGTACCCCACCAAAGAGTGACAGCCATCTTGTGAAGTTAATCAGTGGAGAGGTACCTCTTGCATCCAAACCAAACCTAAAGAATATCCCTCATGTGGCTTTGTATTTAACCATTACTTCCAGTGAAGATGATGGTGAACCTGATAAG GACATACTTTACCAGTATCCTAAGACAGAGGCAGCAACCAAGTTAGTTGGACTAAGGGGAATGTTCTTGACTTTGAGTGATTTAATGTCATCTGTGACAGGCAGTACAGCAAACAG TTCTACACTGGTGTTGGACAAGAAGCTGATTCATGTTGTGTATTCTAAACTGGACAGAGATGTGTTAGTCATGGCTATGCCAGCggaaaa aataCCTCTTATTCAACTGCAGAAGGTTGTTGCTGATGTTACACAAATACTCTCTCTTACATTTGGATCAATGCAAAG GGCGTTTTGTGACAAATTCAACAAAGTCCGTGCAGATCATCTGTTTTCTCTTCTATTTGACAAAGCCCTTACCAGGCCCTCTGGAGCTAATGAAAAGGATTGTGTAAACCGACTTACAGACCTTTTGCCAGGTGTTCAGTGGCTCAACCTACCTCTGGCCACAGAG GTTCATGTACACTGCTGTCTAAATGACTTAGAGGCTGCAGATTATGGAGAATTT gCAGATGAGTTTTTTCAGATTAGAAGATTATATACAATTTTAGGCTCCAGTATATTTTATAAG GGATATTTAGTAGCCAATCATTTAAAAAGAGAAGATTTAGAAGATATTGTATTATACTGTAAATATCATTGTTTACTGGCCATGAGTGCAGAACAGAGAGTTGGTCAATTAGTCATCTGGCGAGAG GTTTTTCCGACGCGAAGACAAAGACCGAGACCTGAAACCAGAAAGGGAGATGAAGAAGAATATTATGAACCAACTGCAAGATATTTTTTACTCATCGTAGGcatg aaacacTGGCTTATGTGTGTTCTGCTTGAGGCGGGTGGCATCTCAAGACG agcGGAGGGCCATCCTCCCCCAGACACCTATTATGTAGATCAAGTGAAAAACGCGCTGCATCAGATAGAAGCCCTGGACATTCCCTCGGTTTGTGAATCAAG ATTGAGAAGCGTAAGCAATCCTCCTCTAGCCTCGGCAGATATGCTGCTGATTAACCCGCCCTGTTCATTGAAAACCTCATCAACTGCAGGTGGCTCAGACACACCTACTGCTCAGAAGAAGCACAACAACGTGGATAACTTAAGACTTCAAG ATGAAGTCGAGTCCTCCGACAGTGGTAGCGTTCCCTCGACACTCCGACGAAAAGGTTCGGACAGCTCCGGAAGCATGGGCAGCTTAGGGACTAGAGGCAAACTGAGATCATTCCGGTCCCAGTTCTCTCTTAATTCAGCGGGAACGTTTAGGAAGAGCTTACCAGAAAATATACCTGATTTGTCGCAGATAGTAACAGCCAA ATTAACCGGTGGCACAGAGAACACGCTGTTTCATTACGTCAGCTGGGATTCCTTCCAGGGTATTGTGGTGTGTCCAAGCGATGGAGACACGCCCTCCCCCAGTGGAGCAGTACACGCTGAGGTGGTGAACTCATTTCACAAAACATGTCTGTCCATTCGTAGGTTGTTTTCGCCTTACTACAAACAG cGCTTAAAACAGGATGGCAGCCATACTCGATTCATGTCTTCTGGAATGCAGGGAGTGGTTGAACATGGTGCACTCTTTCACAGGACTCCAGAGAGTTCCACAGATCAGAAGAAAGTTTCTTCTGTCCTAAAGTACTGGGTGATAGG GCGCCTTTTTCCAGGGGATCATCCCAAGGAGTTGTATGTGTGCTACCATCAGTCTGTGCCCCAAAGTGCCGTGGAGCTGGCCTTCAAATTGGGCTTCGGTGTATGA
- the LOC131779201 gene encoding protein inturned isoform X1 — MYVGRHHDYGRYEDESSEEECEHCSRQNVRLRNEDNWSGTLYEEPPWASHIKEKGDVFYVEPFNEPSPNDMLDALERLDVSENDTQGDREKDKGKSTLRSLSSVKKIIPGLKRDRFDDKSPNEKNHKNSNAVTRGTVDGLLDGSKVVGRFFKREVHLIVSPPKSHSGLKNDLETLLGIIPGRDKSGKMAQNDSYSGSRLYIKGFVPDGPALRSGDLRIGDVLLSLNKLDLNSSNVHTILAAITGPMEITLTIQRAIQPKIASPVIHQSTPPKSDSHLVKLISGEVPLASKPNLKNIPHVALYLTITSSEDDGEPDKDILYQYPKTEAATKLVGLRGMFLTLSDLMSSVTGSTANSSTLVLDKKLIHVVYSKLDRDVLVMAMPAEKIPLIQLQKVVADVTQILSLTFGSMQRAFCDKFNKVRADHLFSLLFDKALTRPSGANEKDCVNRLTDLLPGVQWLNLPLATEVHVHCCLNDLEAADYGEFADEFFQIRRLYTILGSSIFYKGYLVANHLKREDLEDIVLYCKYHCLLAMSAEQRVGQLVIWREVFPTRRQRPRPETRKGDEEEYYEPTARYFLLIVGMKHWLMCVLLEAGGISRRAEGHPPPDTYYVDQVKNALHQIEALDIPSVCESRLRSVSNPPLASADMLLINPPCSLKTSSTAGGSDTPTAQKKHNNVDNLRLQDEVESSDSGSVPSTLRRKGSDSSGSMGSLGTRGKLRSFRSQFSLNSAGTFRKSLPENIPDLSQIVTAKLTGGTENTLFHYVSWDSFQGIVVCPSDGDTPSPSGAVHAEVVNSFHKTCLSIRRLFSPYYKQRLKQDGSHTRFMSSGMQGVVEHGALFHRTPESSTDQKKVSSVLKYWVIGRLFPGDHPKELYVCYHQSVPQSAVELAFKLGFGV; from the exons ATGTACGTTGGCCGTCACCATGATTACGGCAGATACGAAGATGAATCTTCGGAGGAAGAATGTGAACACTGCTCTAGACAAAACGTTCGTTTACGAAACGAGGACAATTGGTCGGGCACACT GTACGAAGAACCGCCGTGGGCAAGTCATATTAAAGAGAAAGGTGATGTATTTTACGTTGAGCCGTTCAACGAACCTTCTCCGAACGACATGTTGGACGCACTGGAACGATTGGACGTTTCAGAGAACGATACACAAGGAGATAGAGAGAAAGACAAGGGCAAATCGACGCTTCGGAGTTTAagttctgtgaaaaaaattattcctggATTGAAGCGAGACAGATTTGACGACAAGAGCCCTAATGAAAAGAAccataaaaattcaaatgctgTAACTCGTGGAACTGTAGATGGTCTTTTAGATGGCAGTAAAGTGGTTGGTAGATTTTTCAAGAGAGAAGTCCATCTCATTGTTTCCCCTCCAAAAAGCCATTCTGGGCTTAAAAATGACCTAGAGACTCTACTTGGAATTATTCCTGGGAGAGATAAATCTGGCAAGATGGCACAAAATGACAGTTACTCAGGATCTAGGCTCTATATCAAAGGGTTTGTTCCTGATGGACCAGCTTTGCGAAGCGGAGATCTCAGAATAG GAGATGTGCTACTGTCATTAAACAAATTAGATCTTAATTCAAGCAATGTTCACACAATTCTTGCTGCCATTACTGGGCCAATGGAG ATCACTCTTACCATTCAAAGAGCAATCCAACCAAAGATAGCATCCCCAGTCATTCATCAAAGTACCCCACCAAAGAGTGACAGCCATCTTGTGAAGTTAATCAGTGGAGAGGTACCTCTTGCATCCAAACCAAACCTAAAGAATATCCCTCATGTGGCTTTGTATTTAACCATTACTTCCAGTGAAGATGATGGTGAACCTGATAAG GACATACTTTACCAGTATCCTAAGACAGAGGCAGCAACCAAGTTAGTTGGACTAAGGGGAATGTTCTTGACTTTGAGTGATTTAATGTCATCTGTGACAGGCAGTACAGCAAACAG TTCTACACTGGTGTTGGACAAGAAGCTGATTCATGTTGTGTATTCTAAACTGGACAGAGATGTGTTAGTCATGGCTATGCCAGCggaaaa aataCCTCTTATTCAACTGCAGAAGGTTGTTGCTGATGTTACACAAATACTCTCTCTTACATTTGGATCAATGCAAAG GGCGTTTTGTGACAAATTCAACAAAGTCCGTGCAGATCATCTGTTTTCTCTTCTATTTGACAAAGCCCTTACCAGGCCCTCTGGAGCTAATGAAAAGGATTGTGTAAACCGACTTACAGACCTTTTGCCAGGTGTTCAGTGGCTCAACCTACCTCTGGCCACAGAG GTTCATGTACACTGCTGTCTAAATGACTTAGAGGCTGCAGATTATGGAGAATTT gCAGATGAGTTTTTTCAGATTAGAAGATTATATACAATTTTAGGCTCCAGTATATTTTATAAG GGATATTTAGTAGCCAATCATTTAAAAAGAGAAGATTTAGAAGATATTGTATTATACTGTAAATATCATTGTTTACTGGCCATGAGTGCAGAACAGAGAGTTGGTCAATTAGTCATCTGGCGAGAG GTTTTTCCGACGCGAAGACAAAGACCGAGACCTGAAACCAGAAAGGGAGATGAAGAAGAATATTATGAACCAACTGCAAGATATTTTTTACTCATCGTAGGcatg aaacacTGGCTTATGTGTGTTCTGCTTGAGGCGGGTGGCATCTCAAGACG agcGGAGGGCCATCCTCCCCCAGACACCTATTATGTAGATCAAGTGAAAAACGCGCTGCATCAGATAGAAGCCCTGGACATTCCCTCGGTTTGTGAATCAAG ATTGAGAAGCGTAAGCAATCCTCCTCTAGCCTCGGCAGATATGCTGCTGATTAACCCGCCCTGTTCATTGAAAACCTCATCAACTGCAGGTGGCTCAGACACACCTACTGCTCAGAAGAAGCACAACAACGTGGATAACTTAAGACTTCAAG ATGAAGTCGAGTCCTCCGACAGTGGTAGCGTTCCCTCGACACTCCGACGAAAAGGTTCGGACAGCTCCGGAAGCATGGGCAGCTTAGGGACTAGAGGCAAACTGAGATCATTCCGGTCCCAGTTCTCTCTTAATTCAGCGGGAACGTTTAGGAAGAGCTTACCAGAAAATATACCTGATTTGTCGCAGATAGTAACAGCCAA ATTAACCGGTGGCACAGAGAACACGCTGTTTCATTACGTCAGCTGGGATTCCTTCCAGGGTATTGTGGTGTGTCCAAGCGATGGAGACACGCCCTCCCCCAGTGGAGCAGTACACGCTGAGGTGGTGAACTCATTTCACAAAACATGTCTGTCCATTCGTAGGTTGTTTTCGCCTTACTACAAACAG cGCTTAAAACAGGATGGCAGCCATACTCGATTCATGTCTTCTGGAATGCAGGGAGTGGTTGAACATGGTGCACTCTTTCACAGGACTCCAGAGAGTTCCACAGATCAGAAGAAAGTTTCTTCTGTCCTAAAGTACTGGGTGATAGG GCGCCTTTTTCCAGGGGATCATCCCAAGGAGTTGTATGTGTGCTACCATCAGTCTGTGCCCCAAAGTGCCGTGGAGCTGGCCTTCAAATTGGGCTTCGGTGTATGA